Below is a genomic region from Rosa chinensis cultivar Old Blush chromosome 5, RchiOBHm-V2, whole genome shotgun sequence.
ttAGGATAAGAGCAGTTCAAAAGCCAATAATCATTCACAAAAGAACCAGATCCAATAACTCGGGAACCATGGGATATCTTTATTCCATTGAAATCAACAAAAAAGCTGAAATGTTTTCTAGCCAACAAAGCAACAGAAACTAAACTCCTCTTCATCGAGGGAACATAATAGACATTCTCTAGAATGAAATAATGACCAGAACCTAAATCTAATCTGACATCACCAACAGCCTTCACAGCCACCTTCATCCCATTTCCCACACAAATGGTCACTTCATTTTTCCTTGGCTGCCTGCTCCTTATGAACccctgcatagagttagaaATATGCACAGGTGAGGCAGTATCTAAAGTCCAAGTATGAGGTTGAACATTAACTAAATTAATCCATACCTTTCTTAGCTGCCCACTTCTTATAAGCATCACAATTTTTCTTCATATGGCCCTCCTTTTTACAGAAAAAGCATTTGAAGCTTTTCTTCATGTTCACAGCCTTTTTGGGGTTCTTAGAGGTTCTCGCAGTGGTTGTAGAAGCTTTTCCCTTTGCCTTTCCAGATTTCCACTGTGGTTTGGTTACTAGGTTCACAGTTGCAGTGTTGCTCTTTCTAATTCTCTCATCCTCTTGAACCAAAACAGCATTCAATTCATTCAAGGACCATTTGTCCTTTTGAGTGATGTAGGTTGTGTGTAGATTATCAAACTGTTCTGGCAAAGATTTCAGTGCAAGATTAACAACCACTTGATCATCTAGTCCCATGTCTAGAGCAGCTAGTTGGCTAGAGATGTTTATCATCTGCATTATGTGTTCTCTAAGGTTGGTGGACATGTTGTATTTCATGGTCATCAGTTTGTCTAGTAGCATGCTAGCTTCAGCCTTATCACTAACTATGAACCTTTCTGCAACAACTTGCAAAAGTTCACTGGCCAGCTCTTTTTGACGGATTCCTCCCTTAATGGCATCAGTCATGGACTCATGGTTTTCAAGGTTGTTAGCCTACAAATCCTGTTTTCCCTACTCCATTCTCTGTAATAATCCTTATGCTGATCTGTACTCTCATCAGTGAGAACATGTTCAGGCACAGTTAAAACACCAATCTACATTTTGCCGAATGAAGTAGAGATCTAGATcttctttccatttcttataATTGCTACCAGTAAGGGGAATGATTGACTCAATGCTAAGGGGAGTTGTCAAGTTCATCGCtgaaaagatgaaacaaaacacACTAAGTTTTATGCTTTAATTTTTATGTATGAAATGTATTCAGTTTAAATATGAATTTCATAAAACATTCAAAAAACCATGTCTTCCattcaataaaagaaagaaaaaatagaatacATTTCAATCAATCTGCATACATTTCCAATAACAAGTCTACCTGTTTGCAAAGCACATGTTATTCCATTTTTCCTTTTCACATAACCATTGCAGTAGAGATCAAGTTTAAAATCAATTTACTTAACACATGTATCGCAAGAAGAAGTAAATCAATTATGCTTTAGATGACCTGTGCTGCAATGTAAGTGCCTTTTGCCAAGTTAAATATGTGATTGTTTAAAAGCTTCTGTTGAAGATGCAAACTCAGTTTTAAGTAGCAAAAGCAAGTTCCAGTTTTTCAAACTTGATAATCAGTTAATATCTCAAAATATGTTGTTGtgtgcaatatatatatatatttcaaaatatTAGTGTGATTTTGAAAAAACTTTTAGATTGATGTTCCTGACATTCTCATTCCACAGTGATTATCTGCTAGAAAATTTTATCAATCTAGTTTTGTGACTAAAGTCCTGACATGTAGTAATTATTAACCTGGGAGAATAGTTATAACAATTTCATGCCAGAAATTTCACAAAATCAATAGCACAATCTTTATAAGAACATGGTACAATTACACACCTCATATTGCAAGAGAacaaaaaattcaccaaaaggATAGCAATTCAATTGTACACATCAATCAGTGAATAATTATCAAACAATATAAATGTAAGTTCCATCTGGGCACCAACCTAGTATCTTAAATGCCCCCTAGGAGAGCTCTAGGGTTCTTACAATAGATTATGCAGAAGAATATGTAATCTTAGTTTTGAAAGACAAACATACCAGATTGCTTTCCTGCGCTGCAAAACAAAGGTTAGCATGATGCAATTCATGTCTACGGTGCTTTTCCAATTTGATTTGAAGCTTAGACAAAGAAATTTAGccaaaatccccaaaatttCTTAATTGAAACTATTTCTCTGAAGAACCCAAAACCCAGgtctgaagaagatgagaaaaatGACATTGTAAACACGTCATGTTCTGTGGTTTCAGAAAACGGATTTGGTTTTTAAGCCCTTGTTGTTTCAGGTCATAGAAAATTGGGCTGGAACTGTCCTTTGGCCCATTTGCTTGATTCTGTAGGAAAGCAATTTTCCAATATAGCTTTGAAACAAAATTGATGGTTTAAGGTTTTGTGGTTCCGCTCTGATACAACATGTTAAACTTAATAATAGTGAAAGTAATAATACAAAGCCACAAAACTCATAAACACATGACTTAAGCAACAAAGCATGGTATTATCATAACCAATGTAGAAGCTCAAATCTTGGTTAGTCATACTAACAGTGAGAAGCCATGCTTCAAGCCTTCAAAAGAGATGGATGGTATATGAACTGATATCTTGGAAGAGGACTTCTACAGAATGCTTTTGTGAACTCTTAATGGGAAGAGTACTTAACTCACACACAATAGCTCCTGCATGGACCTCCTTTTATACTGATCAAAGTATCTCAACGGCTACCCCATCAACAGCACGTTGAGTCCTACTTCAACTATATCTCTTAACCACACTACTTGTAACAGCCCTATTGTTAAGGCATTTCAAATTCCTTATCTTGTACAAGTTCCAGTTGAATACAAGACTTAGTCAAGGGGTTAAATAACATTGTAATCTCTTAGTAACTTGCTCTGCATAGCCACAGTAATTATCAATACTTAAGGTAACTAATAGTTTGTCCAAAATGCTTCTTACACACATAACCCAACCCACCAATAAAGATGGAGATGATGGGTGTTGGTGCCACAAAAGGGCATCCTCGATTTGATCCAAAGAATGTAAGTGTAGGATAAGCTATGGCGGTGGCTTCATGAGAGAGAAACAAGAGCATTTTGACCTATCGAAATAGGTTAGTCCTACTATTTCGTAaaatcactacaaaaaaaaaaagtcttagTAGAATCACCAAGGCCATCCTTAAATTATGCATCAAGGACCCTTTATATGGACATGTATAGAATCGTACGAGACACGTGTCAATGGGCAGCTAAGCATCATCTCTTTATTTACACGTGTAGATAGGAATTAACATCGCAACTAAATCTCTCTCTTCCAAGGCTTTTAAGGGCACATTTGGTTCTTAGAAAGTAAGCATCAGGGAATAAAACTTGTTCTTTTCATGCGTTTGGgatataaaagaaaatgaaatacttacctgaaggaagagaaaataagggaaaaaagTGATTCCTTCCAAACaccaaaggaatcactttcccccctttatttgacaggacccgccccggatttcaccctgaaatccgaagtgaccctgcggggcccaccttagaagaaattctaccaaaaatttggcggaacttcccctaaaatgggctacccaaacctgtagaaaccatttacacttctcaatcaactcatccttatgctcctagagccaccctgctccccaaatcaacatcagtctccaattcacaaaacacacatctcaactcggaTAGCATAAATCCCATAAGTAAtaagagcaattctaacagaaaggtataagaggaaacctaattcaaagacaaatgcggaagccatgctgttgactatgcctcaactccgtgtacgcccgacctcaaccaattcgcctgcaaactgggcatttgaaacagaagggcccaggggaaagtacatgaaaacgttagcgtgagttgacaaaaataaacaattttaaaccaaaaaggattttatactttcccacatttatttctttaaaaattcccgatgtatgcaaggattaacgaaaataaatcaataggagttccactcatgaaaaccgactggccccgctagtcacatacgatttaaaagatAGAGTTGGAACTCTTATctcaaggaaaataagaccagccccgctggttaaacgaaaatcaagttagccccgctagcttaagtagtaaagtgagtaggggaaggcgatagccatacaagcctcccaggcttgggtgatagcctcccaggctaaaatactcccataactcccgtaatatacccttacgccactaagtgtagcgataggataccgggctacagaattactgtcacaaagtcagtaacctgcgccacaaaggcagagggctacggtgatcccatcaccgcgccacaaaggcggaaaatcaatgctagcaatgataagtcacctaaagtatggcaaaagaaacccgaaaaccaagtaaatccataagtacataaagcttccccatctctcgaaaaggaatttccaacgacgtgtcccacacgccaagataatctcaagttcaaaataaataggagaaatAATATTACTCGTAAACCagaacaaaatcaatttccaaaatcatcaacaaggcattcccaatgccaaaaccgaagtcgataaCTAAATAAgcattaacttcatcgaaatctcatttcgaaatcCTTTCTAAaaaatctcattaataaaataaatgggAGGGAAATAAGCATTCCAATggcgtgaccccgcacgccataaaatcttcaaataatcataaatccaaatccattttcgaaaataaccatatgctcgaaaaagtaaattgataaataaatagagtataatcaagaaataaatgcatgcatcatttacttaaaaacaaaagtccactcacagtactttTCCGAAGGTCACGCATTCGAGTTCCGTCAtcaagcaatagctcggtacgtcgtcatgtacacaattatattccgtgaataattcttcaacaatttaatatgatTCCTAAACTGAATTCCTCATAAATTatatctcccattctcctcggattcagcccaaattataccattAATactaattcgttaatttaaaggttccaaggcagaaccgggagatatccgacggtcggattctcgtaattcgataatcgaaaccctaaacttcaaaaaattataattaattccaagcttctccaaaaattaccaaacctcacatacaagctccacacaatttataggatttaatgggctaaaaaccggaatcaaagtactgccctacacgccggtggccaccacctccaatggtcaccaaattttgacaacagcacctactcaacacactgatcatttttctcaactacaacacatcccaattttacctcgaagagctccaatttagcCGTTGAACATAAGCccagaaaacccaagaaccctagaatcgggttctccttgattctccttctacactgcaaatcgtggctcaaggctaggggcaaaacaatccttggcaaaaaccacGTCTTCGACaatggtttggtggccggaatcgccggaaatcgacgaaacctcCGTTTGGCTACAATGGACTTCTTGGCTCAAATCCGAGCTCCTCTggccgagccaccgcaaaacaccaccccaGGCATGACAAGAAGGAGGAGGCGAGCTTGCAAATGCCCGGATTCCGTCatggggtggccggaaacggAAGAATTCGCCGGTGGAAGAAAACGGCAAAAGCGGAAGGAAAATcggggaagaggagagagaaaattcggtagatttccgaaaatggaaatctaccacagtaactcagctatttatagaaagttaccgtaaACAGTAAttttaatctttcgcttataactttcgcatacggactccgattttagtgcaccacatatgcacgcgctcgatttaacgtcctctacaactttcatgaaggaagttttctcaaattttggcccgatcaaaaagtcaacttttagggccactaaaataccgaattagggtaaaaagtgaaagtagttgtcgtttatcgtccaaatgactagtaaacgggtaagtgaagatacgggatgttacattctcccctccttataaaaaatttcgccctcgaaATTTCATGCCTGTTAGAACAGAAAAGGCATCATTTAATGCCAAAAATACCACAATCTCGAAACTTATCACTCTTCCCTTAAATTAAGCTTTCCTTTTCGTAACTTCAAATCGGCAATCAACAAAAACTCTGTTGATCTCCACTAGCCCTACATAGAATATTTCCACCCAATTGTGTGACAAAACCTCACAACCACATCATTACAGATACAACATTGTTGAAAGCTCCCAACTCTGTATATACCAGATTCTTTAATGGACTACAATGTTTCCAACACTAGTTAATACTCCAAATCCGGTTCAAGAattaatcaactagaaaagaattTCAATACTTGAAATGAACAATTTGCAAACTGAAACCTTGTCGGTCGCAATAATTCAATCGATTCCAAAGCAACTCCGCTGAACTTAACCATCCCACAAGAAAGGTTTACCTCTATTCgggattgaaaaaaaaacttatgtTCAAAGAAACCTGTAAATGGTTCGAATATGTGTGCAGAAACACATGGTAGAATTTTGAGAATCAAGACTCAAGGTTAGATCGATGTCGGTGACTGGAATGAATCATACTTTGAGTACTGCATAACGGAAAATTGACTAACGCGTCAAGGAGAACGAGATATTGATGCAACAACATAAAGCACAAGCAAGAACAATTTCTTTCATAATCCCAAAAGACTTATCGAAGGAAGACCCCATTCGATGCTGCGGGAATCTCAAAACTTGTCGACTCTTCCTTTAGTTAAGTTTTCTTTTACAACCTCAAATCAACTACTTTAACAACCAATAGAATCTCCGGCAAACCCAACAACACAAACAAGAATAAAACATGCTTATAATCCCCAAATTAACAACACTCAAGTCGAAGCACTTGTCTTGCCTAATAACGTAGCAACATAATCTCACAAGTACATGAATTTCGGCGTCAAGAAATTCGTGTCCGCTAATAGCCCAAACGACGTAAGGTATCGACATCACAAACCATTCGATTGGAACAGTAGCATTCATAGAATTCTCAAATAACTCGTACAGGGAAGATCTAACCTGTTCACTAACAACGTCGTGAAAATACATTGACCCACATTTAATATGTTCTCAATTCGTATAGGGGTTTGTGGGAAAGTCCAACCGCTAATAAAATACCATAAGATATTCGTAGAAACCCCACAAATCTAAAACAACCAATTTCCTTAGCCACCACAAAACCTCACTTTCTTTTTGTCTGTTTGTGCCTAGATTTCTGGTCAAATGTCATTTACGTAAATATCCCACGGTTGCCAAAAGTAACATAGGATAACCTCGATTAAACTGATAAGTTCCTATTCAAATAGCTTCTTTGGCTGCCACAAGGCGTTATTCTTTGGGTACCACACACCCGATCATGTTTAAATTTCCGTACAAGACTACCAACACAGTAGTCAATTCTTTCTCCTTTGCATTTTCCTAGCATAATATTTCGAGAATCAACGTCGAACTTGCCAGTACTTGAGTATTGCCAACTCTCCTTGCATGGCTCAAAGTCGATATTCCAAAGCGTCATTGTCTTCACTGGTTGAGGATAAAGTAGCTAGAGATCCACTCTCAAAACAGTACTTATTCAAAAAACACTTTAGCTTCAACAATATTCTGAATGACCATACTACGCGAACAATTATTACATCAAAATATCTCAAGCCTCATCTTAGTTCCTTTAAAAGAATCTCATAAgaaacaataagattgaaaatcTTCCGCATCGATTACTCCTTTTTCAAATTAGATGTAGACCGCAGCTTATCAAATTCAATCAATTGTTATGCAACTACTGCAGACCTATAATTTCTCAAACTGCCAATTTTTCAAATCCAAAAGATCAAAAAGGATAAAACCTTATGGAACATGAACGAACCACTTTTTCCCCTTTTTACATAAACTTTTTATATTCCCATTACATTCGAATAGAAAGCTAGAAGTCTGCAAATTCACCTTTCTAATAATCAAACTTTGCTTTGACCTTCCAATGGTCCAAACAATATTCAGAAATTTCACAATTCTACAAGGAAAAACCCTTTTCAAGAGAACACTAGACGAAACACAATCCCACGAAATTTAAAAACTTAGGCTCtcgtgagtaaaaaaaaacagaggtcTTCAAATTCAGTTGatatttctaatataaaactgCTTAGCTCAAGGTGGAACATAATCTCGAGGAATGTTTTGGCACTTAAGATTTATTCCCCCTCAATTTATGCTCATAGTTCGATCTTGATATATGCAAACACTTTTATGCCAACCTCAAATTTTCCGTCCACCCAATTCTGCTAATACTCGTGCTTTGGTGACCATATGTCAATTACACAAATCCCCTTCCTAAATTCTCGATTAAGGGTCACCACAGGATAGAAATGTTAATCAAGGTAAGAAGCACAATTCAACAGACTTACCTATTTCCACATATACTAACACCAGTGTAGTAAGAACTCATTCAATTTTTCCCCAAATCAAAACATTTAATACTAGTACCCAACACAAACAACAAACAGTTTTTCCAACACAACTAACCATCATTCACCAAGTCTTTCTCGAACAAGTTGCTGGAGAGAAACGAAGGACGCTCGTCCAACCGTTGTATCAATTAAGACAACACTCGAATCTAAAAGTGATCTTACAGCATGACAATCCAATTTCTCAAATTAATCGTCCAATATGCTGAATTATTTCATTTAAAAGGCAAACCTCAATATGCTTCATTCAATATAATTAAACATACTGGTCAATTCTTTAACTTCATATATTTCCCGACTTCAAAGATTCCCGGAACCAACtagaaaacttatttccataAAAGTTACTCCACTAACAATGTTTATAAAGTCACTACCAAACTGTCGATCAAAAGTTCCACCAAAACCTATCACAATTAATCTCCAAGACTTCACTAATCCAAAACTCGAATCATATTTCATATCACAAACTAATCCCACTCGAAATACTACAAATATCTGGCGATGTCACCTTTAGAAAAATTCTCTGATATTACATTCCACCATCTAAAAAAACATATAATTAAAAGGACACCTGTTGGCACGATAATACATACTAAAAGTTTATTCTAATTCTACTAGTTAGAAATATGGACCGAAGTCATAACTTTATAGTAAAACTTTAATCATTCCCTCGATTCCTCAAACTTCTACCACATATTAACTTCAAAAACCCGCTCTTTATCCGTTTCCCATACATTTGACCAATTATAAATCAAAGTATCTAGAATTCACCTTCTTTTATTCCAAACAAAGCTATCAATTATTTCAGTCAGGCCAACAACCCAAAATGACTCGTTCCacttataatctcctatctaCTGTTATCACCCCCACTCCTTATTTACCATCATCAGTGACCACAGTCACTAGAAAACATGGCATCTAGCTATACAACTCAGAATATTTATTCAATTTTCCTCCGTTGTCTACCAAAAGGTAATATGTTATAATTCCCACATAAATGGTCTAATTGAAGAAATTCCAGTCCAGATTCCCTACAATCGGTTTCTTGCACTAAGATTCTCAAGGGACCTCCCCTCAACTTCCCATAATATTTTATATACTGCTCTACAATCAATCATGATTTCGAATCAATTACAGTCTTTAAAGATAG
It encodes:
- the LOC121049043 gene encoding uncharacterized protein LOC121049043, coding for MTDAIKGGIRQKELASELLQVVAERFIVSDKAEASMLLDKLMTMKYNMSTNLREHIMQMINISSQLAALDMGLDDQVVVNLALKSLPEQFDNLHTTYITQKDKWSLNELNAVLVQEDERIRKSNTATVNLVTKPQWKSGKAKGKASTTTARTSKNPKKAVNMKKSFKCFFCKKEGHMKKNCDAYKKWAAKKGMD